Within Pangasianodon hypophthalmus isolate fPanHyp1 chromosome 11, fPanHyp1.pri, whole genome shotgun sequence, the genomic segment AGATGTGTGTAAAGGTTTGCGTAAGCTTTCTGCCCGACTGACAAACGTTTTGGaaaagctgattttcttcataatcgtgtgtgtgtgtatgtaaagtGCAAAGCGCCTTCCCGACAGCTTGTCTGCCTttagcgacgcccacaaaactccataaaaggtcaagcgcacagacagctgggagtaCGAAATGAACAATCAGGGTAAAGCTTGAAAGACAGAAGTGGCAGTTATTTTGACTGAGTTCTatgtcaataaaaatatataatattaataatgataataatagtaagTGAGCGTGaaatcttccatcagctgaggcattaGTGTACAGCTTATGgctataaaaaaacaattttaactCAACTATATATTCCAGATacaaaagtgcagtaatccatgcaggTTATATGAGTTGAAGTCGAGGTTTACGTTGGTACATAAATTCACTCAGgtgcacgagtaggatacgaacgttttttctgaatttatgggattttcatgaacgcTCGAACAAATTATTCGGCTTGATACATGAGGCCAAATGCTAGGCCCGCAGGCGTTCCCTCTCAAACCCGGCCCAGCTTTTAATCCCCAGAGTGTAACCGAATTATTCTTACTTTGCAAAAGACTTGTAAGCATGCAATCTGCCTTTTGATTGGCTTAGAAATTTAAACCTGAGTTTCTCACTCACCCCTAAGCCAGCGTATGTAGACTCCTTTGATCTTTACCTCTTCACTATTTCTGCTAAATGAAATAATCCCCTGCCTTATGATCATAAAAAGCATAAACACAGCACCCAGCCAACCTCAAGCAGAAAACCTCATCACTTTATTACTTCATGTGGAAAATAAGACAGGAGGGAGCACTCATCTTGATTAATGAGCCTCCTTCCATCCTGATTACATCAGTAGTCCACTTAACACATACTTCTCTAAGCtcttcacacacagcacattgtGCTCTCTGTCTCTACAAGAACCGCAGTGAGAGTATTACATAGTGCCCTTTATCCACAGACTGATGACATGACATCATCTTAAGTGGCCATGAAGGGTTGGGGGTCATTTTTATAGTTCCTGCTTCTTCCTTCgtttattcatattcagtaactgctttatcctggtcagggtcgcagtggaggTGGAGAGTGGAGAACCAGGAAGAAACCTGAGCTAAGAGAACCTGGAGCTCTGAGGCAGCAAGGCTGACCTTTGCACCATCGTGCTGCCCTCCAGCACTACTCGTCTCCTTGTGACTCTTTAGTTGTAGGGGAAACAAAGGTATCAGGTTAATTCCCGCAGCCGAATCAGTCAGAGCTTCATTAATGAATTTGAATCCCAGTCAGTCTGAGACATTCTAGACATTATCTAATCAAGAGGTTAATCTGATATGCGAGAGCAGTGCTGCATTAATAAAGTGATATGAATGTGAGGCTTGGATATCTCATAAACGTAATCAATGTTTAATAGGCTGTTATTGGGCGTGACGTCAGGTGTCACAAAGACTCGCAATGTAAACAAGACTGGATTGCCATGATGAGCCCATAATACCCATTTACAGGTCAGAGACACACGGAAACGTAGAGAGCTTTTAGAGGAACGGTTTgggtttacaaaaaaaaaatcatattcctCTTACCCTAAATGTTAAAGATCAGCCAATGTTTTTATCTTGCATTCGaggctaatgtggctaacaaGTAAATAAAACGGATATAATATATTCATGGTGTGTATATATCATTTTCACCAAATCTTTAAGGTATATCAGTGTACATGTGCAGTGCTCACATTAGCAAATAGAGATGCTTTGTTGtaaaagtgtattttattttagataattAGAGTTGGATAATTCCTTATTCTATTACAACAGAGTACAggttacaatggaaaagaacaTTAGGTTAATTAGGTGCAGCGTGTAAGGTTAGAGTCCAGATTCAACCTGAATGAGCTTTCTCTTTTCAGTCATTATGGCGTATATATAGCACACTGCTCTTCAGTGACTAAACACAAAGGCTTTTCTATGAGCAGTGAGTCACTCTGGAATTTGCTGAGAAGCTTTATGCTTTATGCTGATCATGTGGCAGATTTGCCCTTACACTCCATAAACATAAAGCCTGCACAGATTCACTTATAAACTTGCAGGCCGGCGAATCccttagttattatttttgcgCGTTACATTAACAAAACGTTTCCGGTATACAGGATAATGGGCGTGAGTCGACTGTAACAGCTGTTTTATCAGATCAGTGTTCATCTCGGGGTCCATACAGCAGTCTTTTTTGAATTTATGTATTCACTCAGCTGACCGTTTTATCAGCTAACTCTTTAATATTTCTCACTTTGTAAATCTGCAGTCCCCCTCTACCCCTGTTCATTAATCAGAGAGACTACCACCGAGCAGATATTTGGGTGGTAGATCATTTTAGCACAGCGGGACACTGGCATAGTTGTGGTTCTGGTGCTGTCAAGTCTGGGTTGAGAAATTTGTCcattgaaaaaggaaaaaaaagaaggttttcAGCCGACAGTGATGTGTTGGTCAGAAACTGAACACTTATGAGCTAGAGGAGATGAATATAAACTTCACGTAGAAATAGGTGCGTTATAGGGAACAGCTTGTTCTATTTATGATTTTAACAACAGTCACAGATTTAAAGAGTATCTGGAATTAGGTTTacatttagatctctaatgagcaagccagaggcaacagtggcaggGAAGAACTCCCGGAGATGGCACGAGtgagaaaccttgagaggaaccagactcaaacagGAACCCATCCTAGTACATTACAGTGTAAAGTACTAACGGTGTCAGAAGAATGTTCTGTATGAACAGGTTGTGAGTACTGTGCTAAAATGGTCCACCACCAAAAAGGTTGTGTGCTGAGTGTTGGTCATTTCCTGTAGAGCACAGGGTCAAGGGGGACTGACAACAGATGGCCTACAGTCTGTAATTGTATACCTATGCAGGCTTGTACAAGAAACACCATGAAAAGGACCTTGACTAAATCACAAAGCTGCATGAGTGAGTTCTAAATACATCATATTAACATCATACGTGGTCTATAAAAGAGGTCTGACAATTGgctcctttcaacacacttaggaGTGCTTGGAAAAAGTAAATGTCTGAAATGAGGAATGAGGATGAGGAAGCCAAAGAACACCTCCAACCCATAACGTCTACTGCCAGCTGTTCAGTACAGTGGGGGATCCAGAATAGTATGGGCTGACATCTCATGCTTTGGATAATTGTGTAACAGCCAGAAAATATGAAGCAATGTTGCACACTATGGTGCAATTGCTCCTTCCTGATGATGTGGCCATTCTACAGGATGATAATGCTTCTATATCTACTTCCATGCAGATATCCAGCTCAAAGAAATGGAAGAGTATCTTCTTTGATCATTGAACCTGCATGACTGATTGACAGGACTAATGAACCACAACAGTCTTCACCTGGGCAAACACAATCGGTCACACGTCCACGCTCAGTTCTCCAAGACGGTCACGGAAAAATGAAGTAATAACAATCAACTAGGGCAAGAGGTAGTAGAAGAAATAGAGGGAGATGGAAAGGAAGACaagacatttcaaaataaacaagAGCCCTACTGACTGAAAATGTTTATCAATCTTGAAACAAGCATGCAGGAAGCAGGACAGAGTGCAgcgttggagcgtggctgtggggatttgtgttcattcagctacaagagcattagtgaggtcaggcgctgatgttgggatgtcgaggaggtctggggttcagtcggtgttccagttcatcccaaaggtgttcagtggggttgaggtcagggctctgtgcaggacactcgagttcttccactccaaccttcacacaccatgtcttcatggagctcgctttgtgcacaggggcattgtcatgctggaacaggtttgagtctcttagttccagtgaagagaaactgtaatgctacagcacacagagaccgGTTTTAGTCTGGAGTACTGCAGTGTGACCTCGTGTAGTTCAGTtcaaatgttctgtttactgtgttttgttcatataagaaaaggttaaaaaatCTGAACATTATAGAAAAGGCTTTAATTCTGAATGGCTTTGGTGACTCATTGGTTTGCGACATTTTTGATTTGACACAGAGATTTACTTGtgaactgctttgtgacagtcagaggtgtggtgtgtagtggTCAGATGTGATAGACTGATTCTGAGGGCCGTGTCTCTAGTTTTGCATTGTGTCCTTTTTGCTCAGTGTGTAGAAATTTGTAGTGCTGGCAGTGTCAGTCATTTTGATAATGTGTTAACAGTTGTGTGTTAGCAACTggaaaaactgtaatatattGTTATGGGCTTCCATTATTTTGCTGCATCCTTGTATATGCTAGGTGTACCTGACAAACTAGCTAATGTTTATAGATAAGGTAGGTGGATCTAATAATCTGCAAACTTGTTAATTAAAAAGCTGGATTAGTTTATATGATTGATAAAGATAAAAGCAGAACGGATCGCTTCATCTGTTTGCGATGAGTGATGAGCCATGGCTTTGAACAACAATATGACTTcacaacattttatttcagttcattAAACAGGTGCTACCGTTGTTCATAATCATTACAAGTCAGGCTACTAAGCAATGCTGCATCAAAAAGCTGCCAGTGTATCAGGTCATTAAGATGTACATTCCACCTGCGTGTTGCTGATGTTCCtctgtgatcagtgtgtttttattaggtGATGCTAAACCTGATGCTAACTGTTGATTGCTTACAGTTTGTTGAACAACAGTGCACTTTTGAAAGATAAAGGTTATATTTCACCCTTTTAGTTTTGACACATTCATAAACACCTCACATGGCATGTGTGGTTTGAATCAAGCTCCTCATGCTATTTTTCCCACATGCCCAATTTCGCTGTCAGGATTCTGTCCTTTCACTTCCAAGTCCAAAATCAAATTAtacttgtgtgttttcttcacACAAAAAAGAGCTAAAAGCATGCAGAAATGTTCCTCAAGGCCCCAAAGTACAGCAGGAGCCCAAATTAATGACCTGATTAAACGACATGAATCTAAGATGTCTCATAGACCAGAACATTTTGTCAATTAtgacttttgcaaaacatttattcaatattatacttttacttttaagggttctttggttacCCCATCCAGGGGACATCtgaaaggttctatgtagaacctgaCAGCAGtgtttccaagtagaaccctttctTGAAAGCTAAAAATCCATAATTAGCCaatgaatccttttttttttcataagtcGCTGTTTACACCTTGCATTAACATGCAGTGATGATGTCCTATCTCAGCTATGCGAATTAGTGATTTTGATGGTGGAATTATTTTGGTGCTACGTTCAGCTCAGTTGCAATACGACGCTCATTCCGATGCCTTTGGAAAGACACTCAAACATTTATGAGCAAAAGGCATTAACATTACTGTCACTGAAATACTCGTTTGTAAACCCATGCCTTAAAATAATGGATGTCAtgccgtttttttttctcttttatatgactgatcatttctgaaaataaatgatcagaAATGTAGTAGTTATATTTTGGTGGCACCTCCTGCACAAGATAATGATGTTCCTCAAAACACAAAAGTTTCCCAAACCAGGTTTTAAGGTACCAGAACGTCTACATTTTTGCACCATCCCAGCTCCTAATACACCTAAACCAAGCAATCCGAAACACTACATACTTGTACGGGTGTGAAAGCTGAAAAGAGGAGAAACATGCACTGGAGCTCAGAGCACAGACAATTGTTCCTCAAGGCACGAAAGTTAGAATTAGTCATTAACAAAAGATGTGTTTCTGAATACTCTCCAGTGAATTTATGGTGAATGTCTGAGAGTAGGTTAAAGTTTAATAGAATCATATTAACTGTATAATTTCTCCTACTTTAGTGCCCCCCAATCATATTGACCTTCCTGCTTTAACAGTTCCATCATTCATGAAAGATATCCTATCGAATAAACACGTGTTTTTCTCATGGAAATATTCTTAACTTTGATGTTTAATGTCTCCAGCTTATCGGTCCTTTTATGTCCAAAATCAAGAAAGCAGAGCTTGCAGAGTTCCTTTTTTAGCCTACAACATTTATGACTAAAAGCCATTAATGAAAGACATCTTTTTTTGCCCAGGCTTCCCACTTCTCAGTCGGGCAGCAGGTCTCTGAATGAACTGAAGCTGAAACTACGGCCTGTGGATCCCAGAGCCGCGTTGGAGTGAATTCTGGGAATTTTGTCCATCAGTCTGGAGACACCACGTCTTCGGAAGGAAGGAGGCGATTTGTCCATTTGCTGCACTATGTCTGTGTAGAGCGCATGAAACACACCGGCCGTTTCTTCCCAACCATCACGAACAGAAATCTCACGCAGAGGAAGTTTGAGGCCGTGTGATAAACTCTCACCCTCCTCTACCGACACCATCCTGTCAAACTCCAGGTCTTTTTTATTAGCTACGATGATGACTGGTGGAAGATCAGGACAGCTTCTTCTGCTGTGGATGTGATTAACCAGGAAGCACAGGCGCATGACTTCATC encodes:
- the LOC113523916 gene encoding ras-related and estrogen-regulated growth inhibitor-like isoform X2: MSSHFALSRTLRRTGSFPSARTVRIVILGQGAVGKTETIYRHELAIGGEAVNFEILDTAGQEEDALLMEEKIKWADGFLVVYSVTDRCSFDEVMRLCFLVNHIHSRRSCPDLPPVIIVANKKDLEFDRMVSVEEGESLSHGLKLPLREISVRDGWEETAGVFHALYTDIVQQMDKSPPSFRRRGVSRLMDKIPRIHSNAALGSTGRSFSFSSFRDLLPD
- the LOC113523916 gene encoding ras-related and estrogen-regulated growth inhibitor-like isoform X1; this translates as MSSHFALSRTLRRTGSFPSARTVRIVILGQGAVGKTALAVRFITRRFIGEYDPTLETIYRHELAIGGEAVNFEILDTAGQEEDALLMEEKIKWADGFLVVYSVTDRCSFDEVMRLCFLVNHIHSRRSCPDLPPVIIVANKKDLEFDRMVSVEEGESLSHGLKLPLREISVRDGWEETAGVFHALYTDIVQQMDKSPPSFRRRGVSRLMDKIPRIHSNAALGSTGRSFSFSSFRDLLPD